The Corallococcus exiguus genome includes a region encoding these proteins:
- a CDS encoding ATP-binding protein: MSDNGNNNGAVRGPMQNGEGHTGKSMNGHGSGPNGHRPGAPHQAGRPNSAAPVNMTMNGQRPAPSPGSQTRPPPNGASSTPPPVGTRGPNPQQPPAQQPPPAGEPPRNEVVQPLPDKAKGEIDAAKERAEALKADPELENAVGFTHFDTSASHDNLVTVLSTKEDLHRLASQTLVRIKCREDDKAYLGVVVRGPFAEPNAVPANSTMAIGVVTHGKKLTYTFEYHGRAEVEILGEEVAGVLKPHRFRPRPQSPVFVLDEEESAKVLGVSGEMSIGTVVGYERMEARINARDKSVLPRHTGIIGTTGGGKSTTVATLIHRAQSSGIATIVFDVEGEYTHVDRPTDHHAMVETLKRRNQKPEGVKDLHIHHLVGRESRNPRHKNKHAFSLNFSSLSPYALAEILDMSEAQQERFLKAYDVTKLLLEDFEVYPVTEQERRDALEVDELSTGYPKMTIQHLLDVVTAYLYSMSDEGKAEGKSKPRSTAKAKGTISDEIEVLKEDEGPPGNSLTLYSVFKNDPGKVMRRVMAQSSRNVISWKALASKIQRLRRLNIFDMGTTEGVKYDTMLSPGRVSVIDLSDTESPQLNNLVIADILRGIQERQEASYEKAHREGKDITPVLIIIEEAHEFLSASRIAQMKTLFEQVARIAKRGRKRWLGLVFVTQLPQHLPSEVLALLNNFIIHKITDGAVINQLKKSVGSIDESLWNRVSRLAPGQALMSFSHFTRPLMVAVDPAPVKRLLVD, from the coding sequence ATGTCTGACAATGGCAACAACAACGGTGCAGTCCGCGGTCCCATGCAAAACGGCGAGGGTCACACGGGCAAGTCCATGAACGGCCACGGTTCCGGTCCCAACGGGCACCGGCCCGGCGCGCCCCACCAGGCCGGACGACCGAACAGCGCGGCTCCCGTGAACATGACGATGAACGGGCAGCGTCCCGCTCCGTCGCCAGGAAGCCAGACCAGGCCGCCTCCCAACGGTGCGTCCTCCACCCCACCTCCTGTTGGTACGCGCGGGCCCAACCCGCAGCAACCGCCCGCGCAGCAACCGCCCCCCGCTGGCGAGCCGCCCCGCAACGAGGTCGTGCAGCCCCTGCCGGACAAGGCGAAGGGTGAAATCGACGCGGCGAAGGAGCGAGCGGAGGCGCTCAAGGCCGACCCGGAGTTGGAGAACGCCGTGGGCTTCACCCACTTCGACACCAGCGCGAGCCACGACAACCTCGTCACCGTCCTGTCCACGAAGGAGGACCTGCACCGGCTGGCATCGCAGACGCTGGTGCGCATCAAGTGCCGCGAGGACGACAAGGCCTACCTGGGTGTCGTCGTCCGGGGGCCGTTCGCGGAGCCGAACGCCGTTCCCGCGAACTCCACCATGGCCATTGGCGTGGTGACCCACGGCAAGAAGCTCACGTACACCTTCGAGTACCACGGCCGCGCGGAGGTGGAGATCCTCGGTGAAGAGGTCGCGGGCGTGCTCAAGCCGCACCGCTTTCGTCCCAGGCCGCAGAGCCCCGTCTTCGTACTCGACGAGGAGGAGAGTGCGAAGGTGCTCGGTGTCAGCGGGGAGATGAGCATTGGCACGGTGGTGGGCTACGAGCGGATGGAGGCACGCATCAACGCCCGCGACAAGTCGGTGCTGCCCCGGCACACCGGCATCATCGGAACGACGGGCGGCGGCAAGTCCACCACGGTGGCCACGCTCATCCACCGAGCGCAGAGCTCCGGCATCGCCACCATCGTCTTCGACGTGGAAGGCGAATACACGCACGTGGACCGGCCCACCGACCACCACGCCATGGTGGAAACCCTCAAGCGCCGGAACCAGAAGCCCGAGGGCGTGAAAGACCTGCACATCCATCACCTGGTCGGCCGCGAGAGCCGCAACCCACGCCACAAGAACAAGCACGCCTTCTCGTTGAACTTCTCCAGCCTGTCGCCCTACGCGCTGGCGGAGATCCTCGACATGTCGGAGGCGCAGCAGGAGCGCTTCCTCAAGGCGTACGACGTCACGAAGCTGCTGCTGGAGGACTTCGAGGTCTATCCGGTGACGGAGCAGGAACGCCGCGACGCTCTGGAGGTGGATGAACTCTCCACCGGGTACCCGAAGATGACCATCCAGCACCTGCTGGACGTCGTGACCGCCTACCTCTACAGCATGAGCGATGAAGGCAAGGCCGAGGGCAAAAGCAAGCCGCGCAGCACCGCGAAGGCAAAGGGGACGATCTCGGACGAAATCGAAGTGTTGAAGGAGGACGAGGGGCCTCCGGGCAACTCGCTGACGCTCTACAGCGTCTTCAAGAACGACCCCGGCAAGGTGATGCGGCGGGTGATGGCGCAGAGCAGCCGCAACGTCATCAGCTGGAAGGCACTGGCCAGCAAGATCCAGCGACTGCGCCGCCTGAACATCTTCGACATGGGCACCACGGAGGGCGTGAAGTACGACACCATGCTCTCGCCAGGGCGGGTATCCGTCATCGACCTGTCGGACACGGAATCCCCCCAGCTCAACAACCTGGTCATCGCGGACATCCTGCGAGGCATCCAGGAGCGCCAGGAGGCCAGCTACGAGAAGGCCCACCGCGAGGGCAAGGACATCACCCCGGTCCTCATCATCATCGAGGAGGCCCACGAGTTCTTGTCCGCCAGCCGCATCGCGCAGATGAAGACCCTCTTCGAACAGGTCGCCCGCATCGCGAAGCGGGGCCGCAAGCGCTGGCTGGGGCTCGTCTTCGTCACCCAGCTTCCCCAGCACCTGCCCTCCGAAGTGCTGGCCCTGCTCAACAACTTCATCATCCATAAGATCACGGACGGGGCCGTCATCAACCAGCTCAAGAAGAGCGTGGGCAGCATCGACGAAAGCCTGTGGAACCGGGTGTCGCGGCTCGCTCCAGGCCAGGCGCTGATGTCGTTCAGTCACTTCACCCGGCCCCTGATGGTGGCCGTGGACCCCGCGCCCGTGAAGCGGCTGCTCGTCGACTGA
- a CDS encoding ImmA/IrrE family metallo-endopeptidase — translation MKPAWLREAVEASGLPPPATYPHDLSADATMSLRVRPVGLRGLSSELVRQWLAKRGREVAIGYHRAMHGCMVAWEGKGLVFFDENDPPEVRRFAIAHELGHFFLDHLLPRRRALDFFGEGIRNVLDQKRPATREESLTAVLEGVPIGVQIHLMDRGPTGDIGKGTIARSEMRADRLALEWLAPSTHARQVMQDGPQDTQEQRLAAYFGLPLERAETYARILRGEQGRSRFSIVSFLGEEPG, via the coding sequence ATGAAACCAGCCTGGCTGAGGGAGGCGGTGGAGGCCAGCGGCCTTCCTCCGCCAGCGACCTATCCCCATGACCTCTCGGCGGACGCGACCATGAGTCTGCGAGTGAGACCCGTGGGGCTGAGGGGTTTGTCTTCTGAATTGGTGCGCCAGTGGTTGGCCAAGAGAGGCCGCGAAGTGGCGATTGGCTACCACCGGGCGATGCATGGCTGCATGGTGGCCTGGGAGGGCAAGGGGTTGGTCTTCTTCGACGAGAACGACCCTCCGGAAGTTCGGCGCTTCGCGATCGCCCACGAACTGGGCCACTTCTTCCTCGACCATCTCCTACCGCGAAGGCGAGCCCTCGACTTCTTCGGGGAGGGCATCAGGAACGTCCTTGACCAGAAACGTCCTGCCACCCGGGAAGAATCTCTCACGGCCGTGCTGGAGGGAGTGCCCATCGGAGTGCAGATCCACCTGATGGACCGAGGCCCTACGGGTGACATTGGCAAGGGCACCATCGCCCGCTCCGAAATGCGTGCAGACCGGCTGGCCCTGGAGTGGCTCGCCCCCTCCACGCATGCACGACAGGTGATGCAGGACGGACCGCAGGACACACAGGAGCAGCGGTTGGCGGCGTACTTCGGGCTGCCCCTGGAGCGAGCGGAAACCTACGCGCGGATCCTCCGCGGCGAGCAAGGCCGCTCTCGTTTTTCCATTGTTTCATTTCTCGGTGAGGAACCAGGGTGA
- a CDS encoding RNA polymerase sigma factor — translation MTSPSRLEVEQLHKRMLGQDSDATHDVFEAFMEPLVHSLVGTLRCSRHDANEYAADALLAYFRKPDGFDANQSSLWFFLNQIARRRAYDAYRSQTKRTLRENNPLTLIKVHLPAPNNATEDFVIVTERLERLSERVESGGYPARDVAGMRVILLSEGRVSEEEMASALEISHLPLAERLPLVRSHTERLRRLLRSLYKEVFNDER, via the coding sequence ATGACCAGTCCATCACGACTTGAGGTGGAGCAACTTCACAAACGAATGTTGGGCCAGGATTCGGACGCGACCCATGACGTCTTCGAGGCGTTCATGGAACCGCTGGTCCACTCGCTGGTGGGCACGCTGAGATGTTCCCGTCACGACGCGAACGAATATGCCGCGGATGCGCTCCTCGCCTACTTCAGGAAGCCCGATGGCTTCGACGCCAACCAGTCCAGCCTCTGGTTCTTCCTGAATCAGATCGCCAGACGGCGCGCCTATGACGCCTACAGGTCCCAGACGAAGCGGACCCTGAGGGAGAACAATCCGCTGACCCTCATCAAAGTTCACCTTCCGGCTCCGAATAACGCCACGGAGGATTTCGTGATCGTCACGGAGCGGCTGGAGCGGCTGTCGGAACGAGTCGAATCCGGAGGTTACCCAGCGCGGGATGTGGCGGGCATGCGCGTCATCCTCCTCAGCGAGGGACGGGTCTCCGAGGAAGAGATGGCCAGCGCGCTGGAAATCTCCCACCTGCCGCTCGCGGAGCGGCTTCCGCTCGTGCGGAGCCACACTGAACGCCTGAGGAGGCTTTTGCGAAGCCTCTACAAGGAGGTTTTCAATGATGAGCGTTGA
- the aspD gene encoding aspartate 4-decarboxylase has product MTEQTPEAPGAPSERKLHKLSPFELKDELLQVADEAVKTREAVMLNAGRGNPNWIATTPREAFFLLGQFALTESRRAWDVPEVGLAGMPRSPGIARRLHEFLDASDDEPAVQLLRGALTYGEQTLGFNPDRFVWELTDAAIGDNYPVPDRMLTHAERIVQEYLTQELFAGRPPSGRFDLFAVEGGTAAMTYLFHSLMVNGLLRKGDTIALGAPIFTPYLEIPRLKEFSLRTVDILQSATSKDGHHTRQYPDAELRKLEDPRIKAFFVVNPSNPGAVAMRKESVHKLVDLVRKRRPDLLIITDDVYGTFVNGFRSLAADLPRNTLLVYSYSKHFGCTGWRLGAVALHEDNILDEALAKQPSSQRALLEARYGAITSHPGRLKFIDRMVADSRAVALNHTAGLSLPQQLQMTLFSLFALLDKDGVYKKYCQRICQDRLQALFEGMGIPLHEDPLRTAYYQTLDLEAWCREHIGEDFVRFIEDHHDPLELVFTLARRHGVVLLNGSGFDGPPWSARVSLANLEDDAYPRIGRDLRDEVLRAIDAWKKARGEPPPGLH; this is encoded by the coding sequence ATGACCGAGCAGACGCCCGAGGCCCCGGGAGCCCCTTCCGAACGCAAGCTCCACAAGCTCAGCCCCTTCGAGCTGAAGGACGAGCTCCTCCAGGTCGCGGACGAGGCCGTGAAGACCCGAGAGGCGGTGATGCTCAACGCCGGCCGGGGCAATCCCAACTGGATTGCCACCACGCCGCGCGAGGCGTTCTTCCTCCTGGGCCAGTTCGCGCTCACGGAGAGCCGGAGGGCCTGGGACGTCCCCGAGGTGGGGCTCGCGGGCATGCCCAGGTCCCCGGGCATCGCCAGACGCCTGCATGAGTTCCTGGATGCGAGCGATGACGAGCCCGCCGTGCAGCTGCTGCGCGGCGCGCTGACGTACGGGGAGCAGACGCTGGGCTTCAATCCGGACCGGTTCGTCTGGGAGCTCACGGACGCAGCCATTGGAGACAACTATCCGGTGCCGGACCGGATGCTCACGCACGCCGAGCGCATCGTGCAGGAGTACCTGACGCAGGAGCTGTTCGCGGGACGCCCGCCTTCCGGTCGCTTCGACCTGTTCGCGGTGGAGGGCGGAACGGCCGCGATGACCTACCTCTTCCACTCCCTGATGGTGAACGGCCTGCTGCGCAAGGGAGACACCATCGCGCTGGGCGCGCCCATCTTCACGCCCTACCTGGAGATTCCGCGCCTGAAGGAGTTCAGCCTGCGCACGGTGGACATCTTGCAGAGCGCGACCTCGAAGGACGGCCACCACACCCGGCAGTACCCGGACGCGGAGCTGCGCAAGCTGGAGGACCCGCGCATCAAGGCGTTCTTCGTCGTCAACCCGTCCAACCCGGGCGCGGTGGCGATGCGGAAGGAGTCCGTCCACAAGCTGGTGGACCTGGTGCGCAAGCGCCGGCCGGACCTGTTGATCATCACGGATGATGTCTACGGCACGTTCGTCAACGGCTTCCGTTCGCTGGCCGCGGACCTGCCGCGCAACACGCTGCTGGTGTACTCGTACTCCAAGCACTTCGGCTGCACGGGCTGGCGGTTGGGCGCGGTGGCGCTCCACGAGGACAACATCCTGGACGAGGCGCTGGCGAAACAGCCCTCGTCCCAGCGTGCGTTGCTGGAAGCGCGGTATGGCGCCATCACGTCGCACCCGGGGCGGCTGAAGTTCATCGACCGGATGGTGGCGGACAGCCGGGCCGTGGCGTTGAACCACACGGCGGGCCTGTCACTGCCGCAGCAGCTTCAGATGACGTTGTTCTCGCTGTTCGCGTTGCTGGACAAGGACGGTGTCTACAAGAAGTACTGCCAGCGCATCTGCCAGGACCGGCTCCAGGCCCTCTTCGAGGGCATGGGCATTCCGCTGCACGAGGATCCGCTGCGCACGGCCTACTACCAGACGCTGGATCTGGAAGCCTGGTGTCGCGAGCACATTGGCGAGGACTTCGTCCGTTTCATCGAGGACCACCACGACCCGCTGGAGCTCGTCTTCACGCTGGCCCGTCGCCACGGCGTGGTGCTGCTCAACGGCAGCGGCTTCGACGGACCTCCCTGGTCGGCCCGTGTGTCATTGGCGAACCTGGAGGACGACGCGTATCCACGGATTGGCCGGGATCTCCGGGATGAAGTGCTCCGCGCCATTGATGCGTGGAAGAAGGCCCGCGGGGAACCGCCTCCAGGCCTGCACTGA
- a CDS encoding GNAT family N-acetyltransferase, translating to MPSLSCRVATAQCELDDALRIRYRVFGEEMRMLGPKRPRAPREADCFDTLRTTSHVVVYSGAEPVATARLLTPNAEVAAFADTLVGLDIEKKLDLSELVAPGRVFAETTRYCVTRSHRNSAVLRLQAGLYRESRRRGVTHWIAAANMETDSQEEADLYFLAAARQGWVSDGFRVRTREFPPPPAAPLAARLTAEQRTQARQGHLSALRMPSVLSLFADKLGARFIAPPHFDPAFNRFTVPLVAALDDIPRRTLKLFESLDADAA from the coding sequence ATGCCTTCATTGAGTTGCCGTGTCGCCACAGCGCAGTGCGAACTGGATGACGCGCTCCGCATCCGTTACCGGGTTTTTGGCGAGGAGATGCGGATGCTGGGGCCCAAGCGGCCCCGGGCCCCGCGTGAAGCGGATTGCTTCGACACGCTCCGCACCACCTCCCACGTCGTCGTCTACTCGGGCGCGGAGCCGGTGGCGACCGCCCGGCTGCTGACGCCCAACGCGGAGGTGGCGGCCTTCGCGGACACCCTCGTGGGGCTGGACATCGAGAAGAAGCTCGACCTGTCGGAGCTCGTCGCGCCGGGCCGCGTGTTCGCGGAGACCACTCGCTACTGCGTCACCCGGAGCCACCGGAACTCCGCCGTGCTGCGTCTCCAAGCCGGCCTGTACCGCGAGAGCCGACGGCGTGGCGTCACCCACTGGATCGCCGCGGCCAACATGGAGACGGACTCGCAAGAGGAGGCGGACCTCTACTTTCTCGCCGCCGCGCGCCAGGGCTGGGTCAGCGACGGCTTCCGTGTACGGACCCGGGAGTTTCCCCCGCCGCCCGCGGCCCCCCTGGCCGCCCGGCTCACCGCGGAGCAGCGCACCCAGGCCCGCCAGGGCCACCTGTCCGCCCTGCGCATGCCGTCCGTGCTGTCGCTGTTCGCGGACAAGCTGGGGGCTCGCTTCATCGCGCCGCCGCACTTTGATCCCGCCTTCAACCGCTTCACCGTGCCGCTCGTCGCCGCGCTGGATGACATTCCGCGGCGGACGCTGAAGCTCTTCGAGTCGCTGGACGCCGACGCCGCCTGA
- a CDS encoding iron-containing redox enzyme family protein, protein MCKQPRHEQTAKTDWLDSLRHEARMLVHELDVTPGVRRLFEGRIRQDDYVHYLIQSYQYVRWSEGFFTESGERVHREGRNPALAELLFQKAHEERGHEQWLLKDLKALGWTEERVERAPICTAVRAYVEWNRFTTQSGVPTAFLGTAYVLEYLSVNRAPGSVDRLIAESGIANIDKAVLFLKGHGAADGDHVADLETELRKLTSPAEQAALILSARTTRALFPKFFREP, encoded by the coding sequence ATGTGCAAGCAGCCCAGGCATGAGCAGACGGCGAAGACGGACTGGCTGGACTCCCTGCGGCACGAGGCGCGGATGCTCGTGCATGAGCTGGACGTGACGCCGGGCGTGCGGCGCCTCTTCGAGGGGCGCATCCGCCAGGACGACTACGTCCACTACCTCATCCAGTCGTACCAGTACGTGCGGTGGAGCGAGGGCTTCTTCACCGAGTCCGGCGAGCGCGTGCACCGCGAGGGCCGCAACCCCGCGCTCGCGGAGCTGCTGTTCCAGAAGGCGCACGAGGAGCGGGGCCATGAACAGTGGTTGCTCAAGGACCTGAAGGCCCTGGGCTGGACGGAGGAGCGCGTGGAGCGCGCGCCCATCTGCACCGCCGTGCGCGCCTACGTGGAGTGGAACCGCTTCACCACGCAGTCAGGCGTGCCCACCGCGTTCCTGGGCACGGCCTATGTGCTGGAATACCTGTCCGTGAACCGGGCCCCGGGCTCCGTGGACCGGCTCATCGCGGAGAGCGGCATCGCGAACATCGACAAGGCCGTCCTCTTCCTCAAGGGCCACGGCGCCGCGGACGGCGACCACGTGGCCGACCTGGAGACGGAGCTGCGCAAGCTCACGTCCCCGGCGGAACAGGCCGCGCTCATCCTCTCCGCCCGCACCACGCGCGCCCTGTTCCCGAAGTTCTTCCGGGAGCCTTGA
- a CDS encoding response regulator transcription factor, translating into MNLTAHEQVLVLELTRALSSSLDLTEVLARAQGILTQLLPCDYAALCVSRPERPGDYEWMGLGAPGILFAHYPELATVGVARATNQVSSKELKRNLLYLRCREMGLPLEHVLAVLLELRQDWHGGFTLYREQTLPFSEREQDLLEDLKPYLANTVRNCRMFEHEAMRGDLLDALFHHQGAECVVMDPPEHEKLRTPGATELLRRWYPEEMKADDSRLPQELREHLTRLLTPGMNRLLSVDTWTRSGLKHDLKVTFVELPEQRGHHPWVLVLQECSRAIPIPEPWRQKLSRREAEVVQGVLRNWTNELIAEDLGLTLNTVKTHLRNIFPKLGIESRTDLLYQAAWRQKPG; encoded by the coding sequence ATGAACCTTACCGCGCACGAACAGGTGCTCGTGCTCGAGCTGACCCGGGCACTCTCCAGCTCATTGGATTTGACCGAGGTCCTGGCCCGCGCCCAGGGAATCCTCACGCAGCTCCTGCCCTGCGACTACGCGGCCTTGTGCGTGTCCAGGCCGGAGCGGCCCGGGGACTATGAATGGATGGGGCTGGGAGCCCCGGGCATCCTCTTCGCGCACTACCCGGAGCTGGCCACGGTGGGCGTCGCGCGCGCCACGAACCAGGTGTCGAGCAAGGAATTGAAGCGCAATCTCCTGTACCTGCGCTGCCGGGAGATGGGACTCCCTCTGGAACATGTCCTGGCGGTGTTGCTGGAGCTGCGGCAGGACTGGCACGGCGGCTTCACGCTGTACCGGGAGCAGACCCTGCCCTTCTCCGAACGGGAACAGGACCTGCTGGAGGACCTGAAGCCCTATCTGGCGAACACGGTGCGCAACTGCCGGATGTTCGAGCACGAGGCGATGCGGGGAGACCTGCTGGACGCGCTCTTCCACCACCAGGGCGCCGAGTGCGTCGTGATGGATCCACCGGAGCACGAGAAGCTGAGGACCCCGGGAGCGACGGAGCTCCTGCGGCGCTGGTACCCGGAGGAGATGAAGGCGGATGACTCACGCCTGCCCCAGGAGCTGCGCGAGCACCTGACGCGTCTGCTGACTCCGGGGATGAATCGGCTCCTGAGCGTGGACACCTGGACGCGCTCCGGGCTGAAGCACGACCTGAAGGTGACGTTCGTGGAGCTGCCGGAGCAGCGCGGCCACCATCCCTGGGTGCTGGTGTTGCAGGAGTGCTCGCGGGCCATTCCGATACCGGAGCCCTGGCGCCAGAAGCTCTCCAGGCGCGAAGCGGAAGTGGTCCAGGGGGTCCTCCGCAACTGGACGAACGAGCTCATCGCCGAGGACCTGGGCCTGACGCTCAACACGGTGAAGACGCACCTGCGCAACATCTTCCCCAAGCTGGGCATCGAGAGCCGCACGGACCTCCTCTACCAGGCCGCCTGGAGGCAGAAGCCGGGGTGA
- a CDS encoding alpha/beta fold hydrolase, which produces MRERICTFGPEQSLVGILTEPDPAKVLPEAPVVVLSNVGLNHHVGPYRVWVELARQLAGRGFTTLRFDQSGLGDSRPRREGGADEFQRAREETRAALDYLEQKKGQKRFVLMGLCSGVDSAHAVTVADPRVVGAAFIDGYTYRTLGYHLRFHLRYLSPRRWTRFLRKRKLPAQLREAGEADEVYTREYPERSQLTQDYKQLMERGVSLCFVFSGGMGLSFNHEGQFYEMLSPLKLEGRVTYAFYPRADHLFSVPEDRAELLRKLTAWAVGTVPPRALTG; this is translated from the coding sequence ATGCGCGAGCGCATCTGTACCTTCGGCCCCGAGCAGAGCCTCGTGGGCATCCTCACGGAACCGGACCCGGCGAAGGTCCTGCCGGAAGCGCCCGTGGTGGTGCTGTCCAACGTGGGCCTCAACCACCACGTGGGCCCGTACCGGGTGTGGGTGGAGCTGGCGCGCCAGCTGGCGGGGCGCGGGTTCACCACGCTGCGCTTCGACCAGTCCGGACTGGGAGACAGCCGCCCCCGCCGCGAGGGCGGCGCCGACGAGTTCCAGCGCGCCCGCGAGGAGACGCGCGCGGCGCTCGACTACCTGGAGCAGAAGAAGGGCCAGAAGCGCTTCGTGCTGATGGGCCTGTGCTCCGGCGTGGACAGCGCGCACGCGGTGACGGTGGCGGATCCGCGCGTGGTGGGTGCGGCCTTCATCGACGGCTACACGTACCGCACGCTGGGCTACCACCTGCGCTTCCACCTGCGCTACCTGAGCCCCCGCCGGTGGACGCGATTCCTGCGCAAGCGCAAGCTGCCCGCCCAGCTGCGCGAGGCCGGAGAGGCCGACGAGGTCTACACGCGCGAGTACCCGGAGCGCTCGCAGCTGACGCAGGACTACAAGCAGCTCATGGAGCGCGGCGTCAGCCTGTGCTTCGTGTTCTCCGGAGGCATGGGGCTGTCCTTCAATCACGAGGGCCAGTTCTACGAGATGCTCTCGCCGCTGAAGCTGGAGGGCCGCGTCACGTACGCCTTCTATCCGCGCGCGGACCACCTCTTCTCCGTGCCGGAGGACCGCGCGGAGCTCCTGCGCAAGCTCACCGCCTGGGCCGTGGGGACGGTGCCGCCGCGAGCACTGACGGGCTGA
- a CDS encoding alpha/beta fold hydrolase — protein sequence MTPCFFGTSERQLFGMHHPAQGAERSTGVVLCYPAAQEYMLTHWAFRKLAGMLAREGFHVFRFDYYGTGDSAGEAHEGRVATWVQDIRNAVNELQDVTGVQRVALVGLRLGAALAVRAALEGLSTAALVLWEPLVEGEAWLRELELLQARRDTRTLFPRPESPLEVREELLGFSFPRSLRDDILSLDLAALPAWPSTRTHLVASAQKPEYQRLQEHLEKTGLPFQHHLVPEEGAGGQESALLSNRILQTITTLLKEAA from the coding sequence GTGACGCCCTGTTTCTTCGGCACCTCCGAACGACAGCTCTTTGGCATGCACCACCCCGCGCAGGGAGCCGAGCGCTCCACCGGGGTGGTGCTCTGCTACCCCGCCGCGCAGGAGTACATGTTGACGCACTGGGCCTTCCGGAAGCTGGCCGGGATGCTCGCGCGCGAGGGCTTCCACGTCTTCCGCTTCGACTACTACGGCACGGGGGACTCGGCCGGCGAGGCCCACGAGGGCCGGGTGGCCACGTGGGTCCAGGACATCCGCAACGCCGTCAATGAATTGCAGGACGTGACGGGCGTGCAGCGCGTGGCGCTCGTGGGCCTGCGGCTGGGCGCGGCGCTCGCGGTGCGCGCCGCATTGGAGGGACTGTCCACCGCCGCGCTCGTGCTCTGGGAGCCCCTGGTGGAGGGCGAGGCCTGGCTCCGGGAGCTGGAGCTGCTCCAGGCGCGCCGGGACACCCGCACGCTCTTCCCGCGGCCCGAAAGCCCGCTGGAGGTGCGCGAGGAGCTGCTCGGCTTCTCGTTCCCCCGCTCCCTGCGCGACGACATCCTTTCGCTGGACCTGGCCGCGCTGCCCGCGTGGCCGTCAACGCGCACGCACCTGGTGGCCAGCGCGCAGAAGCCCGAGTACCAGCGGCTCCAGGAGCACCTGGAGAAGACGGGCCTGCCCTTCCAGCACCACCTGGTGCCCGAGGAGGGCGCGGGCGGCCAGGAGTCCGCGCTCTTGTCCAACCGCATCCTGCAGACCATCACCACGCTGCTGAAGGAGGCCGCGTGA